In a single window of the Perca flavescens isolate YP-PL-M2 chromosome 18, PFLA_1.0, whole genome shotgun sequence genome:
- the lamp5 gene encoding lysosome-associated membrane glycoprotein 5: MGRLGFSTTESARLLLLVVFGVLALSVVLAEQEGENLSGLSDNPDKAIFAVRENGTTCLMVEFAVRFLVPYDVLALNGIDLITEQAAFTLPRGAEIEGKCGSTESEIQITWKNKAYTLRIYFDTEFRDKGIEVWKISKIQFVYDTSETSHFTNAYNPGKHTANTHHLLALVTPFGRSYVCSAQQTFTLISSDHQKGVTISMYDTQIQPFDIASDFIFSEPYKCITDQRERLEETLPLILGFILALIIVITLTVYHFHLKLTANQPQLPRDRSMYKNM; the protein is encoded by the exons ATGGGACGGCTcggtttcagcaccacggagaGCGCCCGGCTTCTGCTGCTCGTTGTGTTCg GTGTGCTggcgctgtccgtggtgctggcGGAGCAGGAAGGGGAGAACCTGTCCGGTCTCTCAGACAACCCAGACAAAGCCATCTTCGCGGTCCGGGAGAACGGCACGACATGCTTGATGGTGGAGTTCGCCGTGAGATTCCTCGTGCCATATGACGTGCTCGCGCTCAATGGGATAGAC ctgATCACAGAGCAAGCGGCGTTCACTCTGCCCCGTGGTGCAGAAATCGAGGGGAAATGTGGGAGCACGGAGTCAGAGATCCAAATCACCTGGAAGAACAAGGCCTACACCCTCCGCATCTACTTCGACACG gagTTCCGTGACAAGGGCATTGAGGTGTGGAAGATCAGCAAGATCCAGTTCGTCTATGACACCTCGGAGACATCGCATTTCACTAACGCGTATAACC CTGGGAAGCACACAGCCAACACCCACCACCTCTTGGCCCTGGTGACCCCTTTCGGGCGCTCCTACGTGTGTTCAGCGCAGCAGACTTTCACCCTCATCTCAAGCGACCACCAGAAGGGTGTCACCATCTCCATGTATGACACCCAGATCCAGCCCTTCGACATCGCCTCTGACTTCATATTCAGCGAAC CCTACAAGTGCATCACTGACCAGCGGGAGCGCCTGGAGGAAACCCTCCCCCTCATTCTGGGTTTTATTTTGGCCCTCATAATCGTCATCACACTCACGGTCTACCACTTCCACCTGAAGCTGACAGCGAACCAGCCCCAGCTGCCCAGAGATCGCTCCATGTACAAGAACATGTAG